The sequence below is a genomic window from Variovorax paradoxus B4.
TGGCAAAGAAGCTGCTGATCGCCGACCCGATGGGCCAGTACGCCGACATGATGTTCAACGGCGTGCACAAGGGCATCGAGCCTACGCTCTACACCTCGTGGTTCGGCGCGCTCGCCTACACGCTGCAGATCTATTTCGACTTCTCGGGCTATTCGGACATGGCGGTCGGCCTGTCGCTGTGCCTGGGCGTGCAGCTTCCGCTCAATTTCCGCTCGCCCTACAAGTCGACCAACATCATCGAGTTCTGGCGGCGCTGGCACATCTCGCTGTCGAACTTCCTGCGCGACTATCTCTACGTGCCGCTGGGCGGCAACCGCAAGGGCCCGGCCCGGCGCTACCTGAACCTGTTCCTCACGATGCTGCTCGGCGGCCTCTGGCACGGCGCCGCCTGGACCTTCGTGATCTGGGGCGCGCTGCACGGCGTGTTCCTGATGATCAACCACCTCTGGAATTCCAAGGTGCGGCGCAACATTCCCGCAGGTCCGGTTGCGCACGTGCTGGGCTGGTTCCTGACCTTCCTGTGCGTGGTGCTGGCCTGGATCGTCTTCCGCGCCGACGGCGTCCACACGGCCATGGCCATCTACAAGGGCATGCTCGGCCTGCATGGCGCCCCGCCTTCCGCATTCAGCGAACTGGGGCCGGTTCCGTTCCGCAAGCCCGAGTTCTTCCAGACCATGCTCGTCGGCATCATCATCTGCCTGGCATTGCCTCCGACGATCACGCTCGAGCGCTGGATTCCCCACCCGAAGGCGGTGGCCGGTCAGCCGGTCATGGCCTGGTGCTCCGCGGCCGTGCTGGCGATCGGCACCTTCGCGCTCTTCGCCTGGTGCGTCTCGAAGCTGGGCAACTACAGCCCGTTCCTCTACTTCCAATTCTGATTCGACATGACGACGCCCGCGAAAGTCTGGCTGCGGTTCTTCCTGATCGGCTACATCATCCTGATGGCGCTGTGGATCGTTTCGCTCACCAGCCCCGTGCCTTACGGCGACCTCACGCGGATCGGCCGCCTGTCCGAGCGCGAATTCGGCTGGACCGCCCCGCCGCCCAAGGTGGACCCCGCCTACCTGAAGGGCACGCCCGTCGACCAGGCCGACGTGCTGGTCATCGGCGACAGCTTCTCCATGACCTTCCGCTGGCAGTCCGTCCTTGCCAAGGCCGGCTACCGCGTCTCGACCACCTACTGGGGCCAGTACGAGAACGCGCTCTGCAGCGACTTCGACCAATGGATCGAGCGCACGGGCTTCAAGGGCAAGCTGATCATCATCGAGAGCGTGGAACGCCTGCTCGGCGACCGCACCAAGGACAGCATGAAGTGCCAGAAGATGATCCGGCCCTTCGACGCCATGGACCATCCGCTGATCACGCCCGACGAGACCGTGCCGAGCCCCGCGCCCAACTGGAACGTGCAGTTCATGACGGGCATCA
It includes:
- a CDS encoding MBOAT family O-acyltransferase; this translates as MLFNSYPFIFVFFPLVLIGFFLIGKRNARSAAGFLALASLFFYGWWSVKALPLLVASICINYWFGLRLSPAPGRDDRKRKSLLVVALVVNLGVLAVFKYANFFVSNVNDGLAAAGLSQIPLLHIVLPIGISFYTFTQIAFLVDCWQGKVHERSFIHYVLFVTYFPHLIAGPVLHHAQMMPQFANAATYRLDPSKVALGVAIFTFGLAKKLLIADPMGQYADMMFNGVHKGIEPTLYTSWFGALAYTLQIYFDFSGYSDMAVGLSLCLGVQLPLNFRSPYKSTNIIEFWRRWHISLSNFLRDYLYVPLGGNRKGPARRYLNLFLTMLLGGLWHGAAWTFVIWGALHGVFLMINHLWNSKVRRNIPAGPVAHVLGWFLTFLCVVLAWIVFRADGVHTAMAIYKGMLGLHGAPPSAFSELGPVPFRKPEFFQTMLVGIIICLALPPTITLERWIPHPKAVAGQPVMAWCSAAVLAIGTFALFAWCVSKLGNYSPFLYFQF